In the Colletotrichum higginsianum IMI 349063 chromosome 7 map unlocalized unitig_7, whole genome shotgun sequence genome, one interval contains:
- a CDS encoding CSL zinc finger codes for MSDDNISIYDEIEIEDMTYDEDMQIYHYPCPCGDKFQIALADLRDDEDIAVCPSCSLMIRVIFDKDDLPKDDPEDDAELAGETAAQIPVVA; via the exons ATGTCCGACGACAACATCTCCATCTACGACGAGATCGAGATCGAGGACATGACCTACGACGAGGACATGCAGATCTACCACTACCCCTGCCCCTGCGGCGACAAGTTCCAGATCGCCCTGGCCGAcctccgcgacgacgaggacatcgCCGTGTGCCCCAGCTGCAGCCTCATGATCCGCGTCATCTTTGACAAG GACGACCTCCCCAAGGACGAccccgaagacgacgccgagctcgcgggAGAGACCGCTGCTCAGATCCCCGTCGTCGCTTGA